A genome region from Methanococcoides burtonii DSM 6242 includes the following:
- a CDS encoding coiled-coil protein: MMKELNTKKQDLKAASEEYKEKRNALNAEASTLAAKRNDLNKSTKELINEAQEYKKLRDENNEQVKENKAKRDEINAKANEVFAKVDALRAASNLTGPSIKDIRKEIDRLEFTQQTEVLTPAKEKDLVSKITELQKQYVVKKDQLESNTELKNLLDEAQQIRDEASEFHNVLSEYAQKAQEYHDKMISTFKEADKMRAESDAAHKQFVEFQEKADEQHKLFISAQKEIRDIDKEVRKMRKGETDGKKVASMEDVRKDAAELFEKFKSGEKLTTENLMTLQKSGML, encoded by the coding sequence ATGATGAAAGAACTGAACACAAAGAAGCAGGATTTAAAAGCTGCGTCCGAAGAGTACAAAGAGAAACGAAATGCATTGAACGCAGAAGCAAGCACTCTAGCAGCGAAGCGCAATGATCTCAACAAAAGCACAAAAGAACTTATCAATGAAGCACAGGAATACAAGAAGCTTCGTGATGAGAACAATGAGCAGGTAAAAGAGAACAAAGCAAAACGTGACGAGATCAATGCAAAGGCTAACGAAGTATTCGCAAAAGTCGATGCGCTGCGTGCTGCAAGTAATCTTACAGGTCCATCCATAAAGGATATCCGAAAGGAGATCGACCGTCTCGAATTCACACAGCAGACAGAAGTACTCACTCCTGCAAAGGAGAAGGATCTTGTCAGCAAAATAACAGAACTTCAGAAACAATATGTTGTCAAGAAGGACCAGCTCGAGAGCAATACCGAGCTTAAGAACCTGTTAGATGAAGCACAACAGATTCGTGATGAGGCTTCCGAATTCCACAATGTCCTTTCAGAGTACGCACAGAAAGCTCAGGAGTATCATGACAAGATGATCTCCACATTCAAAGAAGCTGACAAGATGCGTGCAGAATCTGATGCTGCTCACAAGCAGTTTGTCGAGTTCCAGGAGAAAGCTGACGAACAGCACAAACTGTTCATTTCAGCACAGAAAGAGATCAGGGATATTGACAAAGAAGTTCGCAAGATGCGGAAAGGAGAGACCGACGGAAAGAAGGTCGCATCAATGGAAGATGTCAGGAAAGATGCTGCAGAACTATTTGAGAAGTTCAAATCTGGTGAGAAGCTCACCACAGAGAACCTTATGACACTGCAGAAGTCCGGCATGCTCTGA
- a CDS encoding S8 family serine peptidase, whose protein sequence is MSNFKISVLSIILVLVFSIFSLSIIALSQPSESSLTMGDLVSDQDLHILLKNSQFSTGSISETEFSSSIFVSSISSQNIENYYIVQFKGPVLEEWKHDVVDTEAVIFDYVPNNAFIVRMNISVKTKVEDLDSVGWVGFYEPSYSISSSLSSTPELTGSEDVIVMLFDPTKNEMISNKVTLLGGEILENSGSILKVKTDRSLIADIASINGVSWVDLYVHPVLFNDVASGILGVPAVDNKHGLNGSGQIVAVADTGLDTGLNDETMHDDIEGRVVALHAWWTAAHNLSADYGDSGAEDLNGHGTHVAGSVLGNGNRSSGLYSGTAPGAKLVFQALQYEGIQTANNGRLLTPSNLEILFQESYDNGARIHTNSWGTSDSYPEFFGNYSPKSVAIDTFMWDHPESLILFSAGNSGSGATTVSDQASSKNILTVGASENNRPYKGTSSDNINEIADFSSRGPTLDGRIKPDVVAPGTFINSTASSLVYNTNYTYMSGTSMATPLTAGTVALVRQYYTDIKSTTPSGALLKATLINGATDLGYASSAQGFGRVNVSESLFPDYPKVWMYADNTTGLSTNEFWNRTYAVSDISDLKVTLVWTDYPGTAYAATSLVNDLDLTVTGPNGTSYGNGAVDSINTVEQVSINLPSVGYYDVKVSAPNVPNGPQPFAVVISANFSDFTPPGNVSNLNATVGERWITWTWDNPSEGDFSHTEVYLNGSFQENIFVNSFTALDLIPNTTYVLSTRTVDIYNNINLSWSNSSINTTPDTTQPLDVSNLDYSAGERWINLSWTNPDDPDLSHSDVYVNGSFRSNVTGNSHLVSGLDPSTNYSFNVYPVDVFNNTNTSGNALLANTTFDTTPPLDVSDLSFTAGERWVNLIWTNPDDPDLSHADVYINGSFLSNVTDNFYLISGLDPSASYSVNVYSVDDFNNANTSSSAFLANTTPDITSPFSVTNLSAEAGDHWINLSWINPNDIDLSSIDVYVNNSLLGNTSGNFFFVNYLDANASYNLSTHTVDTTGNTNSTGVYVIMNTTVDNTPPGSVSSLSSSSSESSITWSWLNPSDVDNSHVELYLNAIFQSSSNGTSYSVVGLNSSSVYNLSTRTVDTSGNVNSSWVNLSSSTTAPASNQRSGSSSNGGGGSTTNEYFENIYHKEVVTEYVSRDVETTFMFSEDARIEYVVLLADSNVGSVKAIIEVLVNTSTLVPNKPDGEVYQNLNIWVGNYGLKKNIVSSSVGFKVRNDWIDENGIEADSISMKMYYNDVWVALPTKIIGKDDGFVHYETDTSVDILAPFAIVGHFPVDGPDTRTFSFDPDQMAGTSSLDNGSSTVSDEGKGQISNFLQGFVDRIIDLFSKLFGS, encoded by the coding sequence ATGTCCAATTTTAAAATATCCGTTCTATCCATCATTTTAGTCTTGGTATTCTCGATATTTTCATTATCTATCATTGCATTGTCGCAACCCTCTGAATCATCCCTCACAATGGGTGATCTGGTTTCTGATCAAGATCTTCATATATTGCTTAAAAATTCACAGTTTTCTACGGGAAGTATCTCTGAAACTGAGTTTTCTAGTTCTATATTTGTTAGTTCTATCTCATCACAGAATATAGAGAATTATTATATTGTTCAGTTCAAAGGACCTGTTCTCGAAGAATGGAAGCATGATGTTGTAGATACTGAAGCTGTAATATTTGATTATGTTCCAAACAATGCTTTTATTGTACGAATGAATATTTCCGTAAAAACAAAAGTTGAGGACCTTGATTCTGTGGGATGGGTAGGTTTTTACGAGCCATCATATAGTATTAGCTCATCTCTTTCTTCAACGCCTGAGCTGACCGGATCTGAAGACGTTATAGTAATGCTTTTTGATCCTACTAAAAATGAAATGATCTCAAATAAGGTCACACTTCTTGGTGGTGAAATTCTTGAGAATAGTGGAAGCATACTCAAGGTAAAGACTGATCGTTCCTTGATTGCTGATATTGCTTCTATTAATGGTGTAAGCTGGGTTGATCTATACGTGCATCCAGTCCTTTTCAATGATGTTGCATCAGGAATACTTGGAGTTCCTGCTGTTGACAATAAGCATGGTCTGAATGGTAGTGGTCAGATAGTTGCGGTTGCAGATACTGGGTTAGATACTGGCCTTAACGATGAAACAATGCATGATGATATTGAAGGGAGGGTCGTAGCATTACATGCATGGTGGACAGCAGCTCACAATCTCAGTGCTGATTATGGTGATTCTGGTGCAGAGGATCTGAATGGACATGGAACACACGTTGCTGGTTCTGTACTTGGGAATGGTAATCGTTCTTCAGGTTTGTATTCCGGAACAGCACCAGGGGCAAAACTTGTTTTTCAGGCATTGCAGTATGAAGGGATCCAAACAGCAAATAATGGTCGTCTGCTAACGCCGTCAAATTTGGAAATTCTTTTCCAAGAATCTTATGATAATGGTGCAAGGATTCATACTAACAGTTGGGGTACCTCAGATTCATATCCTGAATTCTTTGGAAACTATTCTCCTAAATCAGTAGCAATTGATACATTTATGTGGGATCATCCAGAAAGCCTTATTCTTTTTTCTGCCGGAAATAGTGGTTCGGGAGCGACTACAGTTTCAGACCAGGCAAGTTCTAAAAATATATTAACCGTTGGAGCTTCAGAAAATAACAGACCGTATAAAGGCACTTCATCAGATAACATTAATGAAATTGCTGACTTTAGTAGCCGTGGTCCTACCTTGGATGGGCGTATAAAACCAGACGTCGTTGCTCCTGGTACATTTATAAATTCCACTGCTTCTTCACTCGTTTATAACACTAATTACACTTACATGAGTGGTACAAGCATGGCAACACCACTAACTGCGGGAACAGTTGCTCTTGTTAGGCAGTATTATACCGATATCAAATCAACAACTCCCAGTGGTGCACTTTTAAAAGCAACCTTGATAAACGGTGCTACTGATCTGGGGTATGCCTCTTCTGCGCAGGGATTTGGTCGAGTGAATGTTTCGGAGTCTCTTTTTCCAGATTATCCTAAAGTCTGGATGTATGCTGATAATACAACTGGTCTAAGTACAAATGAGTTCTGGAATCGTACTTATGCTGTCTCAGATATATCTGACCTTAAAGTAACGTTGGTATGGACTGATTACCCAGGGACTGCTTATGCAGCTACTTCTCTGGTAAATGATCTCGATCTTACAGTTACTGGTCCAAATGGGACTTCATATGGAAATGGTGCAGTTGATTCTATTAATACTGTAGAACAGGTTTCTATTAACTTACCAAGTGTGGGTTATTATGATGTGAAAGTAAGTGCTCCTAATGTTCCAAATGGGCCTCAGCCCTTTGCGGTAGTTATCTCTGCCAATTTTTCGGATTTCACTCCACCGGGAAATGTATCCAACTTAAATGCAACTGTTGGGGAGCGCTGGATCACATGGACATGGGACAATCCATCGGAGGGGGATTTCTCACACACCGAAGTTTATTTGAACGGTAGTTTTCAAGAAAACATATTTGTAAATTCCTTTACGGCTCTTGATCTTATTCCTAACACCACGTATGTACTCAGTACACGTACGGTCGACATCTATAATAATATCAATTTAAGCTGGTCGAATAGTTCAATTAATACAACTCCTGACACAACTCAGCCACTTGATGTTAGTAACTTAGACTATAGTGCCGGTGAGAGGTGGATTAATTTAAGCTGGACAAATCCGGATGATCCTGATCTATCTCATTCCGATGTATATGTCAATGGTTCTTTCCGGTCTAATGTGACTGGTAATTCTCATCTCGTATCGGGTCTTGATCCATCCACTAATTATAGTTTCAATGTTTATCCGGTCGATGTTTTCAATAATACTAATACAAGTGGTAATGCTCTTCTTGCAAACACAACTTTTGATACAACTCCTCCACTTGATGTTAGCGACCTGAGTTTTACTGCCGGCGAGAGGTGGGTAAATCTAATTTGGACAAATCCCGATGATCCTGATCTATCGCATGCTGATGTATATATTAATGGCTCTTTCCTGTCTAATGTGACTGATAATTTCTATCTCATATCTGGTCTTGATCCATCTGCCAGCTATAGCGTCAATGTCTATTCAGTAGACGATTTCAATAATGCCAATACAAGTAGTAGTGCTTTTCTTGCCAATACAACACCTGACATCACTTCTCCTTTTAGTGTAACGAATTTATCAGCTGAAGCCGGAGATCACTGGATAAATTTAAGCTGGATAAATCCTAATGATATTGATCTTTCTTCCATTGATGTTTATGTTAATAACTCTCTTTTAGGTAATACCAGTGGTAACTTCTTTTTTGTTAACTACCTTGACGCTAACGCTAGTTACAATTTAAGCACACATACGGTTGATACAACAGGTAATACAAATTCTACGGGTGTCTATGTTATAATGAATACTACAGTTGATAACACACCACCGGGGAGTGTCTCCAGCCTGAGTTCGTCTTCATCTGAAAGTTCGATAACGTGGAGCTGGTTAAACCCTTCAGATGTCGATAATTCCCATGTGGAGCTTTATCTTAATGCCATCTTCCAATCCAGTTCCAATGGTACTTCTTATTCTGTTGTCGGTTTGAATTCAAGTTCTGTATATAATCTTAGCACACGTACTGTTGATACCTCTGGCAATGTAAATTCCAGTTGGGTCAATCTCAGCAGTAGTACAACTGCACCGGCATCAAATCAAAGATCCGGAAGTAGCAGTAATGGTGGTGGTGGAAGTACGACCAATGAGTATTTTGAAAATATCTATCATAAAGAAGTAGTTACTGAATATGTTTCCCGTGATGTTGAAACTACATTCATGTTCAGTGAAGATGCACGAATTGAGTATGTAGTCTTGTTAGCGGATTCAAATGTTGGTTCTGTCAAAGCCATTATTGAAGTGCTTGTTAATACTTCTACGTTGGTTCCGAATAAACCTGATGGTGAGGTATATCAGAATCTGAATATCTGGGTGGGGAACTATGGATTAAAAAAGAATATTGTATCTTCCAGTGTGGGCTTTAAGGTACGGAATGATTGGATCGATGAAAATGGAATTGAGGCGGATTCAATTTCGATGAAGATGTACTATAATGATGTATGGGTGGCTTTACCTACTAAGATTATTGGTAAAGATGATGGTTTTGTCCATTATGAAACAGATACGAGTGTTGATATTCTGGCTCCTTTTGCAATAGTTGGGCATTTTCCTGTTGATGGGCCAGATACAAGAACATTCTCTTTCGACCCTGATCAAATGGCTGGAACATCAAGTTTGGATAATGGTTCCTCAACTGTATCTGATGAAGGCAAGGGGCAGATCTCCAATTTCCTTCAGGGATTTGTTGATCGTATAATTGACCTTTTCAGCAAGCTTTTTGGTAGTTAA